In a genomic window of Enterobacter asburiae:
- a CDS encoding YkgJ family cysteine cluster protein, which produces MKCRIDCGACCIAPSISSPIPGMPEGKPANVRCVQLSNDNLCNIFGSELRPKVCGNLQPSLEMCSTDRDAAMTYLLHLESSTTP; this is translated from the coding sequence ATGAAGTGTCGTATTGATTGTGGGGCTTGTTGTATTGCTCCTTCTATATCAAGCCCAATTCCTGGCATGCCTGAGGGGAAACCAGCAAATGTAAGGTGTGTTCAATTATCTAATGACAACTTATGTAATATTTTCGGTTCGGAACTACGACCAAAAGTGTGCGGTAATCTTCAACCTTCGCTAGAGATGTGTTCAACGGATCGTGATGCCGCTATGACTTATCTGCTTCATTTGGAGTCCAGTACAACACCATAA